The following proteins come from a genomic window of Paenibacillus sp. CAA11:
- a CDS encoding response regulator transcription factor yields MLVVDDDEDIVKLITKSLRYEQFEILPAYSGKEALSVLEENHIDFIVLDIVMPDMDGLDVCRSIRESYNVPILFLSARDKDIDKIVGLEIGADDYMTKPFSIQELTSRIKAHFRKVDRLFKEWNELSPNNEKADSPLILNDKTFEAFLNSKKLDLSTKEFQILSILMHHPNNVLTREQIYENVWGDEYGELNTVTVHIKNIRKKLGPEYDFIKTIWGIGYKYTERE; encoded by the coding sequence ATATTAGTTGTAGACGACGATGAAGATATCGTAAAACTCATCACAAAGAGTTTAAGGTACGAGCAATTTGAAATACTTCCAGCATATTCCGGGAAAGAAGCCTTATCTGTATTGGAAGAAAACCACATTGATTTCATCGTTCTTGATATAGTGATGCCTGATATGGATGGACTTGATGTCTGCAGAAGTATCCGAGAATCTTATAATGTTCCAATTCTGTTTTTAAGCGCGCGTGATAAGGATATTGATAAAATCGTTGGGCTCGAAATAGGAGCAGACGATTACATGACCAAACCTTTCAGCATTCAGGAGCTTACCTCCAGGATCAAGGCCCACTTCAGAAAAGTTGACAGGCTGTTTAAAGAGTGGAATGAACTTAGTCCCAATAACGAAAAGGCGGATTCTCCGCTCATTTTGAACGATAAGACGTTTGAAGCATTCCTGAATAGCAAGAAGCTTGACTTATCAACGAAGGAATTTCAAATATTGTCCATCCTCATGCATCACCCCAATAATGTATTGACTCGTGAGCAGATATATGAAAATGTCTGGGGAGACGAATACGGAGAATTAAATACCGTAACGGTTCATATTAAAAATATCCGTAAGAAACTTGGTCCTGAATATGACTTTATTAAAACAATTTGGGGCATAGGATATAAATACACGGAAAGAGAGTAA
- a CDS encoding HAMP domain-containing sensor histidine kinase: MKLKIKLPLLFLLMFIVFMFSIGIYLKIIFAAYSPIRSSLLDPQYIGLLLPIFAIACFIFIILIIYIHFRIEKPIQLLNTRLEKIDIVHPMPPLALRSNDEIGDLYKHFNKMEERLRLAHKEQTDMITAIAHDLKTPLTSINGFAELLAARKNLPETEKQECYELIQRKSKYMVELINDFSSFTKEKLDLDSMIVKPVDASKLFENIALEYEYELAGLNCELTCCHSFTGNMLLTVNEPMIRRVFGNLFSNAVRYGGKNELKVYMTGYPQGHYAYFQIEDNGIGVPDKDLSSLFLKFFTVDKSRQIQKGGLGLGLASCKSIIEHHGGKIYAYPSEYGGLGIKFSLPLVV, translated from the coding sequence ATGAAACTGAAAATCAAGCTTCCCCTGCTGTTCCTGCTGATGTTTATAGTTTTTATGTTTTCAATTGGAATATACCTGAAGATTATCTTTGCAGCATATTCACCTATACGCAGTTCATTGCTGGACCCGCAATATATAGGATTACTTCTGCCCATATTCGCCATTGCTTGCTTCATATTTATTATTCTGATTATTTATATTCATTTTCGTATAGAAAAACCAATTCAGCTTCTTAATACCAGGTTGGAGAAAATAGATATTGTGCATCCAATGCCTCCACTTGCTCTAAGGAGTAATGATGAAATTGGAGACCTTTATAAACACTTTAATAAGATGGAAGAGAGGCTCCGACTAGCGCACAAAGAGCAAACCGATATGATTACGGCAATCGCCCACGACTTAAAAACGCCCTTAACATCTATTAATGGTTTTGCTGAACTTCTAGCTGCACGCAAGAATCTACCAGAAACTGAAAAGCAGGAATGTTATGAGTTGATTCAACGGAAGTCAAAATATATGGTCGAACTCATCAATGACTTCTCCAGCTTCACCAAAGAAAAACTGGATTTAGATTCAATGATAGTCAAACCTGTAGATGCATCAAAATTATTTGAAAACATTGCCCTAGAATATGAATATGAGTTGGCAGGACTTAACTGCGAGCTTACTTGCTGCCATTCATTCACGGGAAATATGTTGCTGACAGTCAATGAACCGATGATACGCCGGGTTTTCGGCAATCTCTTCAGCAATGCTGTAAGATATGGAGGGAAAAATGAGTTGAAAGTGTATATGACTGGATACCCACAAGGGCATTATGCTTATTTTCAAATTGAAGATAATGGAATTGGAGTGCCGGATAAGGATCTATCTTCTCTATTCCTTAAATTTTTCACTGTGGATAAATCGCGGCAAATCCAAAAGGGCGGGCTGGGGCTTGGCCTTGCAAGTTGTAAATCCATTATTGAACATCATGGGGGCAAAATTTATGCATATCCTTCCGAATACGGAGGTTTGGGGATAAAGTTCAGCCTCCCCCTCGTGGTATAA
- a CDS encoding alpha/beta hydrolase: MSIEFSRWPNNYMMSYQVTKALGMASLGAADVTEIYEACKKIDPNERDTWHREWLITAQALERHGKEAEAVGNWYTARNCYIRACNYYRIAEYAVMGDDTEKIRLFRKVNELFEAAGKYFDVPPEKIQVDYEDVKLDGYFFSPPWIKGPKPTVFALNGGDEWSIENYFWLGPAFISCGYNFLVYDQPGTGLSLYEKGKGRRADSEAFHSRAIDFLLTRPEVDPDKIIVHGESFAAYDSLRFASFDHRIAAVISDGGTHAFDWDAMLKWMPPSLAAHGMRILGAKSLDDFAGNPRFAYDLEGVLHQIECPLLVMHGAEEILVQPNPLTQALKNYEQAGSKNKTFFPIEDRRLGGLEHCQVDNINVLHEVVLNWLCSIGLGPAAPRLSDC; encoded by the coding sequence ATGTCAATCGAATTCAGCCGTTGGCCCAATAACTACATGATGTCATACCAAGTCACCAAAGCTCTGGGTATGGCAAGCCTCGGTGCTGCGGACGTCACCGAGATCTACGAAGCCTGCAAAAAAATCGACCCAAATGAGAGGGACACGTGGCACAGGGAATGGCTCATAACTGCGCAAGCCCTAGAAAGGCACGGCAAGGAGGCTGAAGCGGTTGGAAACTGGTATACAGCGCGAAACTGCTATATTCGCGCCTGCAATTACTACCGAATCGCGGAATATGCGGTGATGGGTGATGACACCGAGAAAATTCGTCTATTTAGGAAAGTAAATGAACTCTTCGAAGCTGCCGGAAAGTACTTCGATGTCCCCCCGGAGAAGATCCAAGTCGATTACGAGGATGTCAAGCTGGATGGGTACTTCTTCTCCCCTCCCTGGATAAAAGGTCCGAAGCCGACAGTTTTTGCTCTCAACGGTGGCGACGAGTGGTCAATTGAGAACTATTTCTGGCTAGGTCCCGCCTTTATTTCGTGTGGATACAACTTCCTGGTCTATGACCAGCCTGGCACCGGCCTATCACTGTATGAAAAGGGGAAGGGGAGACGAGCTGACAGTGAGGCTTTCCATTCACGAGCCATCGACTTTCTTCTAACACGGCCGGAAGTCGATCCCGATAAGATTATCGTGCACGGTGAGAGTTTTGCGGCATACGACTCTCTGCGATTCGCTTCGTTCGACCACAGGATCGCTGCCGTCATCTCCGACGGCGGTACGCACGCATTCGACTGGGATGCAATGCTTAAATGGATGCCACCGAGTCTAGCCGCGCACGGCATGAGAATTCTGGGGGCAAAAAGCTTGGATGACTTTGCGGGCAATCCGCGTTTTGCCTACGATCTCGAGGGCGTGCTTCACCAGATAGAATGCCCGCTTCTTGTGATGCACGGTGCAGAAGAGATATTGGTTCAGCCAAATCCGCTAACACAAGCTTTGAAGAATTACGAGCAGGCTGGTTCGAAAAACAAGACGTTCTTCCCGATAGAGGATAGACGACTTGGCGGATTAGAACACTGTCAGGTAGACAACATCAATGTGCTACATGAGGTCGTGCTGAACTGGCTCTGCTCGATCGGGCTTGGGCCGGCCGCACCTCGCCTAAGTGATTGCTAG
- a CDS encoding carboxymuconolactone decarboxylase family protein, which translates to MNAERYQRGWEKLMEIDGEGGERVIESLQDIAPDLGRYVVEFAFGDIYSRDGLDLKQRQLVTLASLTTQGGCEPQLQVHINAALNVGLSPQEIVEAITHCIPYTGFPRVLNAIFVAKRIFLERNVQSR; encoded by the coding sequence ATGAATGCAGAGCGCTATCAACGCGGCTGGGAAAAGCTAATGGAAATTGATGGAGAAGGAGGAGAGCGGGTTATAGAGTCATTGCAAGACATTGCTCCTGACCTTGGAAGGTATGTTGTTGAATTTGCTTTTGGAGACATTTATTCCAGAGATGGCTTGGACTTAAAGCAAAGGCAGCTTGTCACTCTTGCTTCTTTAACTACACAAGGCGGATGCGAACCACAGCTTCAGGTTCATATTAACGCGGCTCTTAATGTGGGACTCTCCCCGCAAGAGATCGTTGAGGCTATCACTCATTGTATTCCCTACACAGGCTTTCCACGCGTGCTAAATGCTATTTTTGTAGCAAAACGTATTTTTCTAGAACGAAATGTACAAAGCAGGTAG
- a CDS encoding MerR family transcriptional regulator has translation MDKHYTIQQISQITGLTSHTLRYYEKIGLLDGVARNESGYRKYRESDLLWIDFLIRLRETKMPISEMKQFSDLRSQGEATIKERRTLLELHKNKVIKQIEDLKENLLKIEHKITYYKTLEEENI, from the coding sequence ATGGACAAACATTATACAATTCAACAGATTTCTCAAATAACCGGGTTGACCAGTCACACGTTACGTTACTATGAGAAAATTGGTTTGCTGGACGGTGTAGCGCGCAATGAATCCGGTTATCGTAAGTATCGGGAGTCTGATCTGTTATGGATAGATTTCCTGATCCGGTTACGAGAAACAAAAATGCCTATCAGCGAAATGAAACAGTTTTCTGATTTACGGAGTCAGGGGGAAGCTACAATAAAGGAAAGGAGAACATTGTTAGAACTGCATAAAAATAAAGTAATTAAACAAATTGAAGATCTAAAGGAGAATTTGCTCAAAATAGAGCATAAAATCACCTATTATAAAACGTTAGAGGAAGAGAACATTTGA
- a CDS encoding AAA family ATPase, which produces MNKSAYTIAVSGPSGSGKSTLTKQLRDKLVDAISFHFDDYASTNKYPDDFMEWLKKGADPKLVQNPDFDRDLYELVQGRPIKLPNHQMIRPEKYIIVEEPFGRGREGMADLIDFVVCIDIPLEVALARRILRGIQNAESPPTETLKNFEEYLSQYLIVVRDLYQAINSKVKAECDFIVSGLEPIDVITYKIIIELEQRNVR; this is translated from the coding sequence ATGAATAAATCCGCGTACACCATTGCAGTAAGTGGACCTTCTGGCTCGGGCAAGAGTACGTTAACAAAGCAATTAAGAGATAAACTTGTCGATGCAATATCCTTCCACTTTGATGACTATGCTTCTACTAATAAATATCCAGATGATTTTATGGAATGGTTGAAAAAAGGTGCAGACCCTAAATTAGTTCAAAATCCAGATTTTGATAGAGACTTATATGAGTTGGTTCAAGGAAGGCCGATAAAATTACCTAACCATCAAATGATAAGGCCAGAGAAATATATTATCGTTGAAGAACCTTTTGGTAGAGGCCGGGAAGGGATGGCCGATTTAATTGATTTTGTAGTCTGTATTGATATTCCATTAGAAGTAGCACTAGCCCGCAGGATTTTAAGAGGGATACAAAATGCTGAATCCCCTCCAACTGAAACTTTAAAAAACTTCGAAGAATATTTATCTCAATATCTTATAGTTGTGAGAGATTTGTACCAAGCTATAAATTCAAAAGTTAAGGCCGAATGTGATTTCATTGTATCGGGTCTTGAACCCATTGATGTTATTACGTACAAAATAATAATAGAGCTTGAGCAACGAAATGTTAGGTAA
- a CDS encoding RNA polymerase sigma factor — protein sequence MCSERISEGACIEELCNEYYVVIYKYCMKLIRGQKELLSFAEECTQNTFLEACKQFSNLKSHPNIRGWLFCTAKNMINHSFRCMYLQQKRESSLHENTAIDFHYTDPQLENLLEEDTNFDLLSQEILDHLHPFEYEIYCDYYINKMSIATLSVKYQMTESAITTRIYRIRKSILHRVQVHFRD from the coding sequence ATGTGTAGTGAAAGGATTAGTGAAGGTGCTTGTATCGAGGAATTATGTAACGAATACTATGTAGTCATTTACAAATACTGTATGAAGTTAATTCGCGGTCAAAAAGAGCTTTTAAGCTTCGCTGAAGAATGTACACAAAACACCTTTCTTGAAGCCTGTAAACAATTCTCCAATTTAAAAAGCCATCCTAATATCAGAGGATGGCTTTTCTGCACCGCAAAAAATATGATCAATCACTCGTTTAGATGTATGTATTTACAACAAAAGCGAGAAAGCTCCTTGCATGAGAATACAGCCATCGATTTCCACTATACGGATCCCCAACTGGAGAACCTTCTTGAAGAAGATACAAATTTCGACCTATTAAGCCAAGAAATCTTAGACCATTTACATCCTTTTGAGTACGAAATTTACTGTGACTATTACATAAATAAAATGAGTATTGCCACCCTTTCCGTCAAATATCAAATGACTGAGAGCGCTATTACAACGAGAATATATCGGATTAGGAAAAGTATTCTCCACCGTGTTCAGGTACATTTTAGGGATTAA
- a CDS encoding RNA polymerase sigma factor, which yields MDTDNKDFITDLYIQYYPLMKKIAYNVCREYSVVDDLVNEAFIKIFNKTSVIKSLETGQRASYLVSTIRNVSLNYLRHRSITTSKVLPDFTDDHAASIPEDKLSIEDYYSIKEQVNELIAGIGSLSERDQKLLYLKYYYELNAREIGDIMNLPANHVREYIVRARHRAMKVSRRHG from the coding sequence ATGGATACGGATAACAAGGATTTTATTACTGACTTATATATTCAATATTATCCTCTGATGAAGAAAATAGCTTACAACGTCTGCCGGGAATACAGTGTGGTGGATGATCTGGTGAACGAAGCATTTATTAAAATTTTCAACAAGACTTCTGTAATTAAATCATTAGAGACAGGGCAAAGGGCCTCCTATCTTGTATCCACGATTAGAAATGTCTCGCTGAATTATTTAAGGCACCGCAGCATCACCACCAGCAAGGTGTTACCTGACTTCACAGATGACCATGCAGCATCCATCCCTGAAGATAAGTTATCTATCGAAGATTATTATTCCATCAAGGAACAGGTTAATGAACTCATTGCAGGCATAGGCAGCCTATCTGAAAGAGATCAGAAATTGCTATATCTTAAATACTACTATGAGTTAAATGCTAGAGAGATTGGGGACATTATGAATCTCCCGGCAAATCATGTTCGAGAGTACATTGTACGCGCCAGGCATAGGGCTATGAAGGTGAGTAGACGGCATGGTTAA
- a CDS encoding ABC transporter ATP-binding protein: MGIHISHSKSLIGNLYAIVHRYKYSIMKSLLFSIIISSLSVISPILSQKIIDEGIVNNNVAALISYVLIIILLFITVQAIIHFQTILQLKVHNNLSLSLSSEAFSHALRLRVRHLKETGLYKLINDANYHIQALCRVASDEFWGVAIEFFKIIGVSIGLFFISWKLTLFVLAILPIKFLLIWMIDKWRSKYVLELIEANRQLSLWLNDIFEGIYEVKLWNMTEEKEQEYAALLSRINSIELKKYRIDRIKQGINAILENSFLNIIYILGGFLIWREEFTIGGIIAFISYSNYLIEPMTLTLELKILLSEIKPSLKAYIDFMNLEEEEIPNDSEAIEYRDLSPGFIEFRDVSFSYQNDNTLHHIDLKIQKGEKVAFIGRNGSGKTTLINLLLRFYEPSSGNIYMDHHNINHIPLKEYRNLFSVMQQSSFLFNTSIWDNLTMFGKVELERNQLELEDQQNRLLDFTSRLPHQFETKVGLNGSMLSGGEKQKLIFSRAIRKKSKILILDEVTSNYDSHSERQFEEIIEHCTAFDFMILITHRVNVLQKVDRIVLLDEGRIVSVGSFQELYQEQPMFREIIHENSILVKGDFAHEYHIQNI; the protein is encoded by the coding sequence TTGGGTATTCATATTAGTCATAGCAAAAGCCTGATTGGCAATCTTTACGCCATTGTTCACAGGTATAAATACTCAATTATGAAGTCTTTGCTCTTTAGCATCATAATATCCTCCCTCAGTGTGATCTCCCCTATCCTGAGTCAGAAGATCATCGACGAAGGTATTGTGAACAACAATGTTGCTGCACTAATAAGCTATGTTCTGATCATCATTTTATTGTTTATTACGGTCCAGGCAATCATCCATTTCCAGACGATCCTGCAATTGAAAGTACATAACAACCTGTCTCTATCCTTATCTTCAGAAGCCTTCTCCCATGCACTTAGACTAAGGGTCCGTCATCTCAAAGAAACCGGCCTCTACAAGTTGATTAATGATGCGAATTACCATATCCAAGCATTATGCAGAGTCGCAAGCGATGAGTTTTGGGGAGTAGCTATTGAGTTTTTTAAGATTATTGGGGTCTCCATCGGACTATTCTTTATCAGCTGGAAGTTAACTTTGTTTGTACTGGCTATCTTACCTATCAAGTTCTTATTGATCTGGATGATTGATAAGTGGAGAAGCAAATATGTTTTGGAACTGATCGAAGCGAATAGACAATTATCTCTATGGTTGAATGATATCTTCGAGGGAATCTACGAAGTTAAATTGTGGAACATGACCGAAGAGAAGGAACAGGAATACGCGGCACTACTAAGCCGAATTAACAGCATAGAATTAAAAAAATACAGAATAGATCGGATTAAGCAAGGAATCAATGCGATCCTCGAAAACTCCTTCTTGAATATTATCTATATTCTAGGCGGATTCCTGATATGGAGAGAGGAGTTTACGATAGGCGGAATTATTGCTTTTATATCCTATTCCAATTATCTCATAGAGCCCATGACGCTAACGCTGGAATTGAAGATTCTACTTAGTGAAATCAAACCCTCTTTGAAAGCCTATATTGACTTTATGAATTTAGAAGAAGAGGAGATTCCTAACGATTCAGAAGCAATAGAATACAGGGACCTGTCACCGGGCTTTATTGAATTCCGGGATGTCTCTTTCTCCTACCAGAACGACAACACCCTTCATCATATTGATCTGAAAATTCAAAAAGGAGAGAAGGTTGCCTTCATAGGCAGAAATGGCAGCGGCAAGACGACCTTAATCAATTTGTTGCTAAGATTTTACGAACCTAGCTCAGGGAATATATACATGGATCATCACAACATCAACCATATACCTCTTAAGGAATATCGCAATCTGTTCAGTGTGATGCAGCAGTCCTCCTTTTTGTTCAATACAAGTATTTGGGACAACTTAACGATGTTTGGCAAAGTAGAGCTGGAGAGAAATCAACTGGAGCTAGAGGATCAACAGAATCGCTTATTGGATTTCACTTCAAGACTGCCTCATCAATTTGAAACCAAGGTTGGCCTCAATGGTTCCATGCTGTCAGGCGGGGAGAAGCAAAAACTTATTTTCTCAAGAGCCATTCGGAAGAAAAGTAAAATCTTAATTCTTGATGAGGTCACTTCAAATTATGACTCGCATTCAGAGCGGCAGTTTGAAGAAATCATTGAGCATTGTACAGCCTTTGACTTCATGATTCTGATCACACACAGAGTGAATGTGCTGCAGAAGGTGGACCGGATCGTGCTGCTGGACGAAGGCAGGATTGTCTCTGTAGGGTCTTTCCAGGAATTATACCAAGAGCAGCCGATGTTTAGAGAAATTATTCATGAGAATTCAATACTGGTGAAGGGAGATTTTGCGCATGAGTATCATATACAAAACATTTAG
- the ccpM gene encoding Cys-rich peptide radical SAM maturase CcpM gives MSIIYKTFRTPKNYYVYDRNTNSVLLINEEEYDALNRLESGFDTTESMDTIKKYQDSGYLKENVVVEIKHPSTDLLEHHITHRMTQITLQVTQNCNLRCGYCVYSGDHQNRSHTNKVMTFETAKKAIDLIASQSLELDEISVAFYGGEPLLEFELIKKCVDYIEETLEGKNIVYAITTNGTLLTPKLADYFAEHNINVTISLDGSKNEHDVNRKFANGKGSFDVIMSNIEKIKKHNPEFIKRIAINTVINPKSDYSCVKEFFETDEIIKDASIGLNLVDSGAGKNSYNEYADDFWIVRRYEYFKFLLGLTKRIDKKYSTKLLRTQKNMIDHFYSTLQQRHTISTIQHHGGPCIPGARRLFVTVDGDLFPCERVSEVSETVHLGSLSTGIDVKKAEEILNVGKVTEEECLDCWALLHCSMCVAQCDDGEKICKCTKLKNCEQSKRKVLDDLMEISALKEFGYDFKEGALHG, from the coding sequence ATGAGTATCATATACAAAACATTTAGAACTCCGAAAAACTATTATGTCTACGACAGAAACACCAATTCCGTCCTCCTGATCAATGAAGAGGAGTATGATGCTCTGAACCGTTTGGAGAGTGGCTTCGATACTACGGAGAGCATGGACACCATCAAAAAATACCAGGATAGCGGGTATCTAAAGGAAAATGTAGTTGTTGAAATTAAGCACCCTAGTACAGATCTTCTGGAACACCATATCACGCATAGAATGACACAAATCACGCTACAAGTAACCCAAAATTGTAATCTAAGATGCGGATATTGCGTCTATTCCGGGGATCATCAGAACCGTAGCCATACGAATAAAGTCATGACCTTTGAAACCGCCAAGAAGGCCATTGATCTGATTGCTTCACAATCTCTAGAGCTTGATGAAATTTCAGTAGCTTTCTATGGCGGGGAGCCCCTCCTGGAATTTGAACTCATCAAGAAGTGTGTGGACTATATTGAGGAAACGCTGGAAGGCAAGAACATTGTCTATGCCATCACAACAAATGGAACCTTGCTTACGCCTAAACTAGCAGACTACTTCGCTGAACATAATATCAATGTCACGATTAGTCTGGACGGTTCTAAGAACGAGCATGACGTTAACCGGAAATTCGCCAATGGCAAAGGCTCCTTTGACGTCATCATGTCGAACATTGAGAAAATTAAAAAGCATAATCCGGAATTCATTAAGAGGATAGCCATCAATACAGTGATCAACCCCAAGAGTGACTATTCTTGTGTGAAGGAATTTTTTGAAACAGATGAGATCATTAAGGATGCCAGCATAGGATTGAACTTGGTGGATTCAGGAGCAGGTAAGAACAGCTACAACGAGTACGCCGATGATTTCTGGATTGTAAGAAGATATGAATATTTTAAATTTTTGCTGGGACTGACCAAGAGAATAGATAAGAAATACAGTACAAAATTGCTCAGAACCCAGAAGAACATGATTGATCACTTCTATAGCACCCTTCAGCAAAGACATACCATTAGCACCATTCAGCATCATGGCGGACCATGCATACCTGGGGCGCGGAGATTGTTCGTCACTGTAGATGGTGACCTCTTTCCTTGCGAGCGGGTCAGTGAAGTGTCTGAAACCGTTCATCTAGGCAGCTTGTCAACTGGTATAGATGTCAAGAAGGCCGAAGAAATTCTGAATGTAGGGAAAGTTACAGAAGAGGAATGCCTTGACTGCTGGGCACTGCTGCACTGCTCAATGTGTGTAGCGCAATGCGATGACGGTGAGAAGATATGCAAGTGCACTAAGCTTAAGAACTGTGAGCAATCCAAGCGGAAGGTGCTGGATGATTTGATGGAGATCAGTGCTCTCAAAGAGTTCGGTTATGATTTCAAGGAGGGCGCCTTACATGGATAA
- a CDS encoding TIGR04066 family peptide maturation system protein: MDKLLFFPCCYENISIVRYRALLTNYELVTAIVPKGRYLSGKDASAIDGGEHTGFELSDDFEGKVAECDTVLFLEGLSEKYLNSYVKKIEWSQQLGKRVVISEDLNHVLESHGYIFDGIQILTNNHTDHVGYLNRGTTEGIYPIHVPIVSILGLGRHCNKFNIQLELGAYFKQTGYKVLQLGTKKMSELFGFRALPEFLYNNSLSVTDRVLAFNHYVYQLSQTESPDLIIVGYPGGILPIDDLHHNDYGTLPFILSNALQTDIGILSLYYNPGLTEAYFKEFQQCCKYRFNIPVNYFHISNSRYLIDDNNKQLSFLHLKDTNIKEKISTIPDVNLFNTVHKLNSEKIYNTILTELTSNLEFV, from the coding sequence ATGGATAAACTACTCTTCTTTCCTTGCTGCTATGAGAATATCTCCATCGTTAGATACAGAGCCTTGCTAACCAACTATGAATTAGTGACCGCTATTGTCCCCAAGGGGAGGTATCTTAGCGGGAAGGATGCAAGCGCTATAGATGGAGGAGAACATACCGGCTTTGAATTATCGGATGATTTCGAGGGGAAAGTGGCCGAATGTGACACCGTACTCTTTCTTGAAGGATTATCTGAGAAGTATCTCAATTCCTATGTTAAGAAGATCGAATGGTCTCAGCAGCTGGGTAAGCGAGTCGTCATTTCAGAGGACCTAAATCATGTCTTAGAAAGTCATGGTTATATCTTCGATGGAATCCAGATATTAACTAACAATCACACAGATCATGTGGGTTACTTAAATCGAGGCACGACAGAAGGAATCTATCCGATCCATGTGCCGATTGTATCCATACTGGGTCTGGGGAGACACTGCAACAAGTTTAATATTCAGTTGGAGTTAGGCGCTTATTTCAAACAAACAGGCTATAAAGTTCTTCAATTGGGAACCAAAAAAATGAGCGAGCTATTTGGATTCAGGGCTCTTCCGGAATTTCTGTACAATAACTCTCTATCTGTTACGGATCGTGTGCTTGCCTTTAATCATTACGTCTATCAATTGTCTCAAACGGAGTCGCCAGATCTGATTATTGTTGGTTATCCAGGCGGAATTCTGCCGATTGATGATTTGCACCATAATGATTATGGAACCCTTCCGTTTATCCTATCCAATGCCCTGCAAACAGATATAGGCATATTAAGCTTGTATTATAATCCAGGCCTCACTGAAGCTTATTTCAAAGAATTTCAGCAATGCTGCAAATATAGGTTCAATATACCGGTCAATTACTTCCACATCTCCAATAGCAGGTATTTAATAGACGACAATAACAAGCAATTAAGCTTCTTGCACTTAAAGGACACCAATATTAAGGAGAAGATAAGCACGATACCGGATGTAAACCTATTTAATACGGTGCACAAGCTGAATAGTGAAAAAATATACAATACGATCCTAACTGAGTTAACGAGCAATTTAGAATTCGTGTAA
- a CDS encoding CLI_3235 family bacteriocin precursor — translation MKKLNKRVEAVNNTIETYGLMALCGCQSRCSCVCQGNHANTNSTTNALDGAAANATAKRNA, via the coding sequence ATGAAGAAACTTAACAAGAGAGTTGAGGCTGTAAATAACACCATCGAAACTTATGGACTGATGGCACTTTGTGGCTGCCAATCCAGATGTTCGTGTGTTTGCCAAGGCAATCATGCTAACACTAATTCAACTACTAATGCTCTTGACGGAGCAGCTGCGAATGCAACAGCTAAGAGAAATGCTTAG